A DNA window from Vigna angularis cultivar LongXiaoDou No.4 chromosome 1, ASM1680809v1, whole genome shotgun sequence contains the following coding sequences:
- the LOC108322731 gene encoding probable xyloglucan endotransglucosylase/hydrolase protein 23, translated as MTNKIFLALLFLGYVVAVSAGNFNQDFEITWGDGRAKILNNGELLTLSLDKASGSGFRSRNEYLFGKIDMQLKLVPGNSAGTVTAYYLSSLGNVHDEIDFEFLGNLSGDPYILHTNVFTQGKGNREQQFYLWFDPTKDFHTYSILWNPQSIIFSVDGTPIREFKNLESKGVSFPKNQAMRIYSSLWNADDWATRGGLVKTDWSQAPFTASYRNFNAQACVWTSSSGSSCSSNNPSSNQSWMKQSMDATGQARIQWVQKNYMIYNYCTDTKRFPQGLPPECTIA; from the exons ATGACAAATAAGATATTTCTTGCCCTTCTTTTCCTAGGCTATGTGGTTGCGGTCTCTGCTGGTAACTTCAACCAAGACTTTGAGATAACTTGGGGTGATGGTCGTGCCAAAATCCTCAACAATGGAGAACTTCTCACTCTGTCCCTAGACAAGGCCTCTGGCTCTGGATTTCGTTCCAGGAATGAATACTTGTTTGGAAAAATTGACATGCAGCTAAAGCTCGTTCCTGGTAACTCTGCAGGCACAGTCACAGCTTATTAT CTATCTTCTCTTGGAAATGTTCATGATGAAATAGATTTTGAATTTCTGGGCAACTTGAGTGGTGATCCTTATATTCTTCATACAAATGTATTCACACAAGGGAAAGGTAACAGGGAACAACAGTTCTATCTGTGGTTCGACCCCACCAAAGACTTCCACACATATTCCATTCTTTGGAATCCTCAGAGCATCAT ATTCTCTGTGGATGGGACACCCATAAGGGAATTCAAGAATCTTGAATCAAAAGGGGTTTCTTTTCCCAAAAACCAAGCCATGAGGATATATTCAAGCCTTTGGAATGCTGATGACTGGGCCACAAGAGGAGGTTTAGTGAAAACTGATTGGAGTCAAGCCCCATTCACAGCCTCTTACAGGAACTTCAATGCTCAAGCATGTGTTTGGACTTCTTCTTCAGGCTCATCTTGTTCATCTAACAATCCATCATCAAACCAATCATGGATGAAGCAATCAATGGATGCAACAGGGCAAGCCAGAATTCAGTGGGTGCAAAAGAACTACATGATATACAACTACTGCACAGATACCAAGCGATTCCCACAAGGTCTTCCTCCTGAATGCACAATCGCATGA
- the LOC108322726 gene encoding uncharacterized protein LOC108322726 isoform X3 produces the protein MEEEQASQVGRSLIKQLACCNKTTREKTLRLLLKSWLPSQSQPLSNDDAKKLWKGLFYCMWHSDKPLVQADLVDRLSSLLLSLHLPLAVQYFSIFLLTMRREWSGIDALRLDKFYLLIRRFVSKFFSLLKTNSWDLQLVESLMGVFDEGTFSAQESKAHGNGVNYHIATVFLEELRSFLPLKQQVLEVLLKPFISALGRVHDKVLVGKIRSGVFGLLLKNGKALLGVKKSGDEIADSSDEVVVLGTVALTMGFSGRLYEMGSSAECWQGNRKVLFALHSEFLKLEKEAVNSGVQILIPDVVDEEEVPELVPLGPAEVVGNGEVLKKCEKVKEVNVNGGESTERRRKKKKKKGDSSDLAGAAQSGKENVASENGDNANDGNAMMFSDTVIANLQKQFEKVAEETGLDEEAASVSESPEVVSATSKTVSKKRKRTKSLKGKASQDSADLNGVVGKESAVAKSGEKSAKKASL, from the exons ATGGAGGAGGAGCAGGCGTCCCAGGTGGGTCGGTCTCTGATCAAGCAGCTGGCGTGCTGTAACAAAACCACCAGAGAGAAAACTCTTCGCCTCCTCCTCAAATCGTGGCTTCCTTCGCAGTCACAACCCCTCTCAAACGACGACGCCAAGAAGCTCTGGAAGGGACTTTTCTACTGCATGTGGCACTCCGACAAGCCCCTCGTCCAAGCCGACCTTGTCGATCGCTTATCATCTCTTCTCCTGTCCCTCCACCTCCCTCTCGCCGTCCAGTACTTTTCCATCTTCCTTCTCACCATGCGCCGCGAGTGGTCCGGAATCGATGCCCTTCGACTCGACAAGTTCTACCTTCTCATCCGCAGGTTCGTCTCCAAGTTCTTCTCTCTACTGAAAACCAATTCCTGGGATCTCCAACTTGTGGAGAGCTTAATGGGTGTTTTCGACGAGGGGACTTTCTCCGCTCAGGAGAGTAAGGCCCACGGCAACGGTGTTAATTACCACATTGCCACTGTTTTTCTTGAGGAGCTTCGCTCTTTTCTACCACTTAAGCAGCAGGTTCTGGAAGTGTTGTTGAAGCCGTTTATTTCCGCTTTGGGGAGGGTCCACGATAAGGTGTTGGTGGGCAAGATTAGGTCTGGCGTGTTTGGTTTGTTGCTTAAGAATGGGAAAGCGTTGTTGGGGGTTAAGAAGAGTGGGGACGAGATTGCTGATTCTAGTGACGAGGTTGTCGTTCTTGGAACTGTTGCCTTGACTATGGGGTTTTCCGGGAGGTTATATGAAATGGGTTCTTCTGCTGAGTGCTGGCAGGGAAATAGGAAGGTGCTGTTTGCGCTGCATTCTGAGTTTTTGAAGTTGGAGAAGGAGGCTGTGAATTCGGGGGTTCAGATCCTGATTCCTGATGTTGTTGATGAAGAGGAAGTGCCGGAATTGGTTCCATTAGGGCCCGCAGAGGTTGTTGGTAATGGTGAAGTGTTGAAGAAGTGTGAGAAGGTTAAGGAGGTGAATGTTAATGGGGGCGAGAGTACggagaggaggaggaagaagaagaagaagaagggtgaTTCGTCTGATCTCGCTGGTGCTGCGCAGAGTGGCAAGGAGAATGTGGCTAGTGAGAATGGTGATAATGCTAATGATGGAAACGCGATGATGTTCAGTGACACTGTGATTGCTAACCTGCAAAAGCAGTTTGAGAAAGTGGCTGAGGAGACGGGTTTGGATGAAGAAGCTGCAAGTGTGTCTGAATCGCCTGAGGTTGTGTCTGCTACCTCCAAAACTGTGTctaagaagaggaagaggacaAAGAGTTTGAAAGGGAAGGCCTCCCAGGATTCAGCTGATTTGAATGGCGTTGTTGGTAAAGAGAGTGCCGTGGCAAAGAGTGGAGAAAAGAGTGCAAAGAAG GCAAGTCTATAG
- the LOC108322726 gene encoding uncharacterized protein LOC108322726 isoform X2: MEEEQASQVGRSLIKQLACCNKTTREKTLRLLLKSWLPSQSQPLSNDDAKKLWKGLFYCMWHSDKPLVQADLVDRLSSLLLSLHLPLAVQYFSIFLLTMRREWSGIDALRLDKFYLLIRRFVSKFFSLLKTNSWDLQLVESLMGVFDEGTFSAQESKAHGNGVNYHIATVFLEELRSFLPLKQQVLEVLLKPFISALGRVHDKVLVGKIRSGVFGLLLKNGKALLGVKKSGDEIADSSDEVVVLGTVALTMGFSGRLYEMGSSAECWQGNRKVLFALHSEFLKLEKEAVNSGVQILIPDVVDEEEVPELVPLGPAEVVGNGEVLKKCEKVKEVNVNGGESTERRRKKKKKKGDSSDLAGAAQSGKENVASENGDNANDGNAMMFSDTVIANLQKQFEKVAEETGLDEEAASVSESPEVVSATSKTVSKKRKRTKSLKGKASQDSADLNGVVGKESAVAKSGEKSAKKVRFSMKNNLVWKPHSPLPPQSLRLPPSATPRGSALKKGVPPGPIREMPPPMKKQKMKKARKAIKGKSIGSLTLAVHW, from the exons ATGGAGGAGGAGCAGGCGTCCCAGGTGGGTCGGTCTCTGATCAAGCAGCTGGCGTGCTGTAACAAAACCACCAGAGAGAAAACTCTTCGCCTCCTCCTCAAATCGTGGCTTCCTTCGCAGTCACAACCCCTCTCAAACGACGACGCCAAGAAGCTCTGGAAGGGACTTTTCTACTGCATGTGGCACTCCGACAAGCCCCTCGTCCAAGCCGACCTTGTCGATCGCTTATCATCTCTTCTCCTGTCCCTCCACCTCCCTCTCGCCGTCCAGTACTTTTCCATCTTCCTTCTCACCATGCGCCGCGAGTGGTCCGGAATCGATGCCCTTCGACTCGACAAGTTCTACCTTCTCATCCGCAGGTTCGTCTCCAAGTTCTTCTCTCTACTGAAAACCAATTCCTGGGATCTCCAACTTGTGGAGAGCTTAATGGGTGTTTTCGACGAGGGGACTTTCTCCGCTCAGGAGAGTAAGGCCCACGGCAACGGTGTTAATTACCACATTGCCACTGTTTTTCTTGAGGAGCTTCGCTCTTTTCTACCACTTAAGCAGCAGGTTCTGGAAGTGTTGTTGAAGCCGTTTATTTCCGCTTTGGGGAGGGTCCACGATAAGGTGTTGGTGGGCAAGATTAGGTCTGGCGTGTTTGGTTTGTTGCTTAAGAATGGGAAAGCGTTGTTGGGGGTTAAGAAGAGTGGGGACGAGATTGCTGATTCTAGTGACGAGGTTGTCGTTCTTGGAACTGTTGCCTTGACTATGGGGTTTTCCGGGAGGTTATATGAAATGGGTTCTTCTGCTGAGTGCTGGCAGGGAAATAGGAAGGTGCTGTTTGCGCTGCATTCTGAGTTTTTGAAGTTGGAGAAGGAGGCTGTGAATTCGGGGGTTCAGATCCTGATTCCTGATGTTGTTGATGAAGAGGAAGTGCCGGAATTGGTTCCATTAGGGCCCGCAGAGGTTGTTGGTAATGGTGAAGTGTTGAAGAAGTGTGAGAAGGTTAAGGAGGTGAATGTTAATGGGGGCGAGAGTACggagaggaggaggaagaagaagaagaagaagggtgaTTCGTCTGATCTCGCTGGTGCTGCGCAGAGTGGCAAGGAGAATGTGGCTAGTGAGAATGGTGATAATGCTAATGATGGAAACGCGATGATGTTCAGTGACACTGTGATTGCTAACCTGCAAAAGCAGTTTGAGAAAGTGGCTGAGGAGACGGGTTTGGATGAAGAAGCTGCAAGTGTGTCTGAATCGCCTGAGGTTGTGTCTGCTACCTCCAAAACTGTGTctaagaagaggaagaggacaAAGAGTTTGAAAGGGAAGGCCTCCCAGGATTCAGCTGATTTGAATGGCGTTGTTGGTAAAGAGAGTGCCGTGGCAAAGAGTGGAGAAAAGAGTGCAAAGAAGGTAagattttcaatgaaaaataacTTGGTGTGGAAACCACACAGTCCTTTACCTCCTCAGAGTTTGAGGTTGCCTCCCTCTGCGACACCCAGAGGAAGTGCACTCAAAAAGGGTGTGCCTCCGGGTCCCATCAGGGAGATGCCACCTCCTATGAAAAAGCAAAAAATGAAGAAGGCCAGGAAGGCAATTAAAG GCAAGTCTATAGGTTCTTTGACATTGGCGGTGCACTGGTAA
- the LOC108322726 gene encoding uncharacterized protein LOC108322726 isoform X1: MEEEQASQVGRSLIKQLACCNKTTREKTLRLLLKSWLPSQSQPLSNDDAKKLWKGLFYCMWHSDKPLVQADLVDRLSSLLLSLHLPLAVQYFSIFLLTMRREWSGIDALRLDKFYLLIRRFVSKFFSLLKTNSWDLQLVESLMGVFDEGTFSAQESKAHGNGVNYHIATVFLEELRSFLPLKQQVLEVLLKPFISALGRVHDKVLVGKIRSGVFGLLLKNGKALLGVKKSGDEIADSSDEVVVLGTVALTMGFSGRLYEMGSSAECWQGNRKVLFALHSEFLKLEKEAVNSGVQILIPDVVDEEEVPELVPLGPAEVVGNGEVLKKCEKVKEVNVNGGESTERRRKKKKKKGDSSDLAGAAQSGKENVASENGDNANDGNAMMFSDTVIANLQKQFEKVAEETGLDEEAASVSESPEVVSATSKTVSKKRKRTKSLKGKASQDSADLNGVVGKESAVAKSGEKSAKKVRFSMKNNLVWKPHSPLPPQSLRLPPSATPRGSALKKGVPPGPIREMPPPMKKQKMKKARKAIKGVSPSVKRLKKLKLRAA, from the coding sequence ATGGAGGAGGAGCAGGCGTCCCAGGTGGGTCGGTCTCTGATCAAGCAGCTGGCGTGCTGTAACAAAACCACCAGAGAGAAAACTCTTCGCCTCCTCCTCAAATCGTGGCTTCCTTCGCAGTCACAACCCCTCTCAAACGACGACGCCAAGAAGCTCTGGAAGGGACTTTTCTACTGCATGTGGCACTCCGACAAGCCCCTCGTCCAAGCCGACCTTGTCGATCGCTTATCATCTCTTCTCCTGTCCCTCCACCTCCCTCTCGCCGTCCAGTACTTTTCCATCTTCCTTCTCACCATGCGCCGCGAGTGGTCCGGAATCGATGCCCTTCGACTCGACAAGTTCTACCTTCTCATCCGCAGGTTCGTCTCCAAGTTCTTCTCTCTACTGAAAACCAATTCCTGGGATCTCCAACTTGTGGAGAGCTTAATGGGTGTTTTCGACGAGGGGACTTTCTCCGCTCAGGAGAGTAAGGCCCACGGCAACGGTGTTAATTACCACATTGCCACTGTTTTTCTTGAGGAGCTTCGCTCTTTTCTACCACTTAAGCAGCAGGTTCTGGAAGTGTTGTTGAAGCCGTTTATTTCCGCTTTGGGGAGGGTCCACGATAAGGTGTTGGTGGGCAAGATTAGGTCTGGCGTGTTTGGTTTGTTGCTTAAGAATGGGAAAGCGTTGTTGGGGGTTAAGAAGAGTGGGGACGAGATTGCTGATTCTAGTGACGAGGTTGTCGTTCTTGGAACTGTTGCCTTGACTATGGGGTTTTCCGGGAGGTTATATGAAATGGGTTCTTCTGCTGAGTGCTGGCAGGGAAATAGGAAGGTGCTGTTTGCGCTGCATTCTGAGTTTTTGAAGTTGGAGAAGGAGGCTGTGAATTCGGGGGTTCAGATCCTGATTCCTGATGTTGTTGATGAAGAGGAAGTGCCGGAATTGGTTCCATTAGGGCCCGCAGAGGTTGTTGGTAATGGTGAAGTGTTGAAGAAGTGTGAGAAGGTTAAGGAGGTGAATGTTAATGGGGGCGAGAGTACggagaggaggaggaagaagaagaagaagaagggtgaTTCGTCTGATCTCGCTGGTGCTGCGCAGAGTGGCAAGGAGAATGTGGCTAGTGAGAATGGTGATAATGCTAATGATGGAAACGCGATGATGTTCAGTGACACTGTGATTGCTAACCTGCAAAAGCAGTTTGAGAAAGTGGCTGAGGAGACGGGTTTGGATGAAGAAGCTGCAAGTGTGTCTGAATCGCCTGAGGTTGTGTCTGCTACCTCCAAAACTGTGTctaagaagaggaagaggacaAAGAGTTTGAAAGGGAAGGCCTCCCAGGATTCAGCTGATTTGAATGGCGTTGTTGGTAAAGAGAGTGCCGTGGCAAAGAGTGGAGAAAAGAGTGCAAAGAAGGTAagattttcaatgaaaaataacTTGGTGTGGAAACCACACAGTCCTTTACCTCCTCAGAGTTTGAGGTTGCCTCCCTCTGCGACACCCAGAGGAAGTGCACTCAAAAAGGGTGTGCCTCCGGGTCCCATCAGGGAGATGCCACCTCCTATGAAAAAGCAAAAAATGAAGAAGGCCAGGAAGGCAATTAAAGGTGTTTCTCCATCTGTCAAACGCCTGAAGAAATTAAAACTGCGTGCTGCATGA